One window of Cohnella hashimotonis genomic DNA carries:
- a CDS encoding glycoside hydrolase family 35 protein yields the protein MNNATFGIEAGHFVYNGQKIRLISGAMHYFRIVPDYWEDRLLKLRACGFNAVETYIPWNLHEPKEGCFNFEGMADIRRFIKLAHGLDLFVIVRPSPYICAEWEFGGLPAWLLADANIRLRCMHQPYLDKVDAYFDVLLPLLKPLLCTNGGPIIAAQIENEYGSYGNDKAYLQYLKDGMVRRGIDVLLFTSDGAEDGMLQGGALLPQVLATINFGSKPDTSFEKLAQYQPDQPMMCMEYWNGWFDHWGESHHVRDFEDVAIELDSMLSSGASVNFYMFHGGTNFGFYNGANYFNRYEPIVTSYDYNALLNEAGEVTEKYWAIREVIAKHVEIPVDLLPEPIKKKTFGVIPLTEQAKLLDQLDSLTQPVYSVYPETMERLGQDYGFIYYRTKVSGPRTKNKLVIQEVRDRALVYLDGKYQGIIDRTDHDIGLDIGERDIVVTTPPEGSSLGILVENQGRVNYGWMLKDAKGITEGVRLGGQFLFGWDIFTLPMEDLSALSFESVASDRKSQAVLASPTFFKGSFEITEPADTFLKLEGWSKGNVFINGFNLGRYWNVGPQKTLYVPGPLLKEGPNEIIVLELHAVNEPVVQFQDHMELG from the coding sequence ATGAACAACGCGACATTCGGCATTGAGGCCGGGCATTTTGTCTATAACGGACAGAAAATCCGGTTGATCAGCGGCGCGATGCATTATTTCCGGATCGTGCCGGATTATTGGGAAGATAGACTGCTCAAGCTAAGGGCATGCGGATTCAACGCGGTAGAAACCTATATCCCTTGGAATTTGCACGAGCCGAAGGAAGGCTGCTTCAACTTCGAGGGGATGGCGGACATTCGGCGATTTATCAAGCTGGCGCACGGTCTGGACTTATTTGTCATCGTGCGGCCAAGCCCATATATATGTGCGGAATGGGAGTTCGGAGGGCTGCCGGCTTGGCTGCTTGCGGACGCCAACATCCGGCTCCGATGCATGCACCAACCTTATCTGGACAAAGTCGACGCTTATTTCGATGTGCTATTGCCTTTGCTGAAGCCCTTACTCTGTACGAACGGCGGACCGATCATCGCCGCGCAGATCGAAAATGAGTACGGCAGCTACGGCAACGACAAGGCATATTTACAATATTTAAAAGACGGAATGGTCCGACGAGGGATCGATGTCTTATTGTTTACGTCCGACGGAGCGGAGGACGGCATGCTTCAAGGCGGCGCCTTGCTCCCGCAAGTGCTTGCGACGATTAATTTCGGTTCGAAGCCGGATACGTCCTTCGAGAAACTGGCGCAATATCAACCCGATCAGCCGATGATGTGCATGGAATATTGGAACGGATGGTTTGACCATTGGGGCGAATCGCATCACGTTAGAGATTTCGAAGACGTAGCCATCGAATTGGACAGCATGTTAAGTTCTGGAGCGTCCGTCAACTTCTATATGTTCCACGGAGGAACGAACTTCGGTTTTTATAATGGCGCCAATTACTTCAATCGATACGAACCAATAGTTACAAGCTACGATTACAATGCACTGCTGAATGAAGCGGGAGAAGTGACCGAAAAATACTGGGCGATTCGCGAAGTCATTGCCAAACACGTCGAAATCCCCGTAGATCTGCTGCCCGAACCGATAAAAAAGAAAACCTTCGGCGTTATCCCATTAACGGAGCAAGCGAAGTTGCTCGATCAGTTGGATTCGTTGACTCAACCGGTGTACAGCGTGTACCCTGAGACGATGGAAAGACTAGGGCAAGATTACGGATTTATTTACTATCGAACGAAAGTATCCGGCCCCAGAACAAAAAACAAGCTCGTCATTCAGGAAGTGAGGGACCGGGCGTTGGTATATCTGGACGGCAAATACCAAGGAATTATCGACAGAACCGATCATGACATCGGCTTGGATATCGGCGAGCGCGACATCGTCGTGACGACGCCTCCCGAAGGCTCTAGTCTGGGCATATTGGTTGAAAATCAGGGCCGGGTCAACTATGGTTGGATGCTTAAGGATGCCAAAGGAATTACCGAAGGGGTAAGACTGGGCGGACAGTTCTTGTTCGGATGGGACATCTTCACCCTGCCGATGGAGGACCTGAGCGCGCTATCCTTCGAGTCCGTCGCTTCGGATCGCAAAAGTCAGGCCGTTCTTGCTTCTCCGACCTTCTTTAAAGGCTCTTTCGAAATTACGGAACCCGCCGATACGTTTTTGAAGCTGGAGGGATGGAGCAAGGGAAATGTCTTTATCAACGGATTTAATCTGGGACGGTACTGGAACGTCGGTCCGCAAAAGACGCTATACGTTCCTGGACCGCTGCTTAAAGAAGGACCAAACGAAATCATCGTGCTTGAGCTGCACGCTGTAAACGAACCGGTCGTTCAGTTCCAGGATCATATGGAACTGGGCTAA
- a CDS encoding WYL domain-containing protein — MGEHEVDIHPYRTYSQATQEHVAVIAWCEQSGEVEHFRLDRIESIQCSGQTYLL, encoded by the coding sequence ATTGGTGAGCATGAAGTTGACATTCACCCGTACCGGACGTATTCCCAAGCTACTCAGGAGCATGTGGCTGTGATCGCCTGGTGCGAGCAATCGGGCGAGGTGGAGCATTTCCGACTCGACCGGATCGAATCGATTCAATGCAGCGGACAGACATATTTACTCTGA
- the hisD gene encoding histidinol dehydrogenase gives MVKFIKQGMTPADFYQEDQTVYDTVRSVIRDVSARGDEAVRELSGKFDHWSPEHFRLSVEQISEIVRSVPDSVKEDIRFAQTQIRNFASKQRETIHDLEVETLPGVVLGHKHIPVSSVGCYVPGGRYPMVASAHMSIVTAKVAGVSRVIACTPPIEGTVPAATVCAMAMAGADEIYILGGIQAMAAMAIGTETIKPVDMLVGPGNAYVAEAKRQLYGKVGIDLFAGPTEVLVIADHTADAEMVATDLLGQAEHGPTSPAVLITTSETLAQETLVEIDRQLESLPTADIAGKSWRDYGAVMVVDNVQEALAEADKLAYEHVEVLTEDPDYFLHNMKNYGALFLGPETNVAYGDKAIGTNHTLPTKGAARYTGGLWVGKYLKTVTYQRCTEEASRLVGQYVSRLCELEHFAGHKAQADLRVRRYLSHSLI, from the coding sequence ATGGTCAAGTTCATCAAGCAGGGCATGACGCCCGCCGACTTCTATCAGGAGGATCAAACAGTCTACGATACCGTCCGATCTGTGATTCGGGATGTGTCCGCACGCGGGGATGAGGCGGTAAGGGAGCTGTCCGGGAAGTTTGACCACTGGTCCCCCGAACACTTCCGGCTCAGCGTTGAGCAGATCTCCGAGATCGTGAGGTCCGTACCGGATAGCGTCAAAGAAGATATCCGCTTCGCACAGACCCAAATTCGCAATTTTGCTTCAAAACAAAGGGAAACGATTCATGATCTGGAGGTTGAGACGCTGCCGGGCGTCGTGCTTGGCCATAAACACATCCCGGTAAGCAGCGTGGGCTGTTATGTTCCGGGCGGCCGTTATCCGATGGTCGCATCGGCACACATGAGCATTGTAACGGCAAAAGTGGCGGGGGTCTCCCGCGTGATCGCATGTACGCCGCCGATTGAAGGAACCGTACCCGCCGCAACGGTCTGTGCGATGGCCATGGCCGGAGCCGACGAGATTTATATTCTAGGCGGCATTCAGGCGATGGCCGCTATGGCCATTGGAACCGAAACGATCAAACCGGTGGATATGCTGGTTGGCCCTGGAAACGCTTACGTTGCGGAAGCCAAACGCCAGTTGTACGGAAAAGTGGGGATCGATTTATTCGCAGGGCCGACGGAGGTTCTAGTCATCGCCGACCATACGGCGGATGCCGAAATGGTCGCGACCGATTTGCTGGGCCAGGCGGAGCATGGTCCGACATCGCCTGCGGTTCTCATTACGACGTCGGAGACGCTGGCGCAGGAAACGCTAGTTGAAATTGACCGTCAGCTTGAAAGTCTTCCTACCGCGGATATTGCAGGCAAATCATGGCGCGACTATGGAGCGGTTATGGTTGTGGACAACGTTCAGGAAGCCTTGGCCGAAGCCGATAAGCTGGCTTATGAGCATGTCGAGGTGCTGACGGAAGATCCGGACTATTTTCTGCACAACATGAAAAACTACGGAGCGCTGTTCCTCGGTCCCGAAACAAACGTGGCGTACGGCGATAAGGCGATCGGGACCAACCATACGCTGCCTACGAAGGGCGCCGCGCGGTATACCGGAGGATTATGGGTGGGCAAATATTTGAAGACGGTCACCTATCAACGCTGCACGGAGGAGGCAAGCAGACTTGTCGGGCAGTATGTTTCCCGTCTTTGCGAATTGGAGCATTTTGCCGGGCATAAAGCGCAAGCCGACTTGCGGGTTCGAAGATACTTGTCTCATTCGTTAATATAA
- a CDS encoding LacI family DNA-binding transcriptional regulator — MSSSIDVAKKAGVSQATVSRVLNNPQSVKPETRMKVLQAIEQLQYVPNLIARSLVTNTTRTIALISGSLQNGFFAETTDSIVQFAKHKGYKTLVYFEDENKVPDLFDLIMSSKVDGVLLSLIKLDDPLVEQLERVKVPCVFFNRRSKSGGHYVVLDNPSAVAEVTRHLIGLGHRKIAYLSGKTDFSTFQERSVGFKQVMQEHGLEMKPEWTSFIDTTTEEIERMVFTMLNRPELPTAIICATDAIALICMDIILMMGLRIPEDISLSGIDNTRMASHRAVQLTTVGHQKFAMGTIAAESLFELIEKGDSERNAIQITLRPELIVRKTTGPVNSSGS; from the coding sequence ATGAGTTCCTCCATCGATGTGGCGAAGAAGGCCGGTGTGTCCCAGGCTACGGTGTCGCGAGTGTTGAACAATCCACAAAGCGTGAAACCGGAGACCAGAATGAAGGTGCTGCAAGCCATAGAGCAACTTCAGTATGTTCCCAACCTGATTGCCAGAAGCCTGGTTACCAATACGACCCGAACGATTGCGCTGATTTCAGGCTCGCTGCAGAACGGCTTTTTTGCCGAAACGACCGATTCCATCGTTCAATTCGCGAAGCATAAAGGCTACAAAACGCTTGTTTATTTCGAAGACGAGAACAAGGTTCCGGATTTGTTTGATTTGATCATGAGCAGCAAAGTGGACGGCGTGCTGTTGTCGCTCATCAAGCTCGACGATCCGCTTGTGGAACAGTTGGAGCGGGTCAAGGTGCCCTGTGTCTTTTTTAATAGGAGATCTAAGAGCGGAGGTCATTATGTCGTCCTTGACAATCCATCGGCCGTCGCGGAGGTTACGCGTCACCTGATTGGCCTGGGTCACCGCAAAATAGCCTATCTGTCCGGGAAAACGGACTTCTCGACCTTCCAGGAGAGAAGCGTCGGATTCAAGCAGGTGATGCAGGAGCACGGTCTGGAAATGAAGCCGGAATGGACGAGTTTTATCGACACGACTACGGAAGAGATTGAAAGAATGGTATTCACGATGTTGAACCGTCCGGAGCTGCCGACCGCCATCATTTGCGCAACGGACGCCATCGCGCTGATCTGCATGGATATCATCCTCATGATGGGTCTGCGGATTCCGGAGGACATCAGTCTGTCGGGGATCGATAATACGCGGATGGCGTCCCATCGTGCCGTTCAGCTGACTACAGTCGGCCATCAAAAATTCGCCATGGGCACGATCGCAGCCGAATCCCTGTTCGAGTTGATTGAAAAAGGCGATTCCGAGAGGAATGCCATCCAGATCACGTTAAGGCCGGAGCTGATTGTGAGAAAGACGACGGGTCCCGTAAACTCATCCGGTAGCTAA
- a CDS encoding AraC family transcriptional regulator: MEYYSLPRTSSLDVRWAGVFEASSGLVGSNHYNPHYELIAVAEGPVYLQVGDRTQVLKSGETLLLKPWEQHSSLKQTDSGRFFWVQFTSDPPLLELEGSKIMREDLNIVHVLPNELRTSSHRDVDGLFIPRQFQLSNRYRLMTEFERLIKESNKPEGYFRYRMSLILAGILEHIADEWLHSSHEFQIPGSFLTYRKIVNYLDETYAQNVRKEAIERSLERKYEYICQVFKKYAGITIVTYIQQLRVQRAKYLLANRAASLQEIAAEVGFEDPFYFSRVFKKVEGISPSVYRERTEKASQS; encoded by the coding sequence ATGGAATATTATTCGCTACCTCGGACTTCCTCACTTGATGTTAGATGGGCTGGTGTATTTGAAGCAAGTAGCGGCTTAGTGGGGAGCAACCATTATAATCCGCATTATGAATTGATCGCGGTAGCGGAAGGGCCGGTTTACCTGCAAGTGGGGGATCGCACCCAGGTGCTGAAATCAGGAGAAACCTTACTGTTAAAGCCCTGGGAGCAGCATTCCAGTCTGAAGCAAACAGATTCGGGCAGGTTTTTCTGGGTGCAGTTTACGTCCGATCCGCCTTTGCTTGAGCTGGAAGGCTCGAAAATTATGAGGGAAGACCTTAATATTGTCCATGTTCTGCCCAATGAATTGCGAACTTCATCTCACCGAGATGTCGATGGATTGTTCATTCCAAGACAATTTCAGTTGTCGAACCGCTACCGGCTAATGACTGAATTCGAAAGGCTGATAAAGGAATCCAATAAGCCAGAAGGGTATTTTCGCTACCGGATGTCACTTATCCTGGCAGGGATACTGGAGCATATCGCTGATGAATGGCTTCACTCAAGTCATGAGTTCCAAATTCCCGGTTCATTTCTTACATATCGTAAAATCGTCAATTATCTGGATGAGACCTATGCACAAAACGTCAGGAAGGAAGCGATAGAGCGCAGCCTCGAACGCAAATACGAGTATATCTGCCAGGTGTTCAAGAAGTATGCGGGTATCACGATCGTAACGTATATCCAGCAGCTTCGCGTTCAGCGGGCCAAATATTTGCTCGCGAACAGAGCTGCCAGCCTGCAAGAAATTGCCGCTGAAGTCGGGTTTGAAGACCCGTTCTACTTTAGCCGCGTATTCAAAAAGGTCGAAGGAATATCTCCTTCGGTATACAGAGAGCGGACAGAGAAAGCATCGCAATCATAA
- a CDS encoding ADP-ribosylglycohydrolase family protein, translating into MASKTINAQDYYRRVYGGWLGKNIGGTLGAPVEGSKELLNLTFYPKLPDGPLENDDLDLQLVWLHALEQYGARLTAIELGQEWVEHVFFPFDEYGYALTNLRRGLTAPVAGWFNNPFTHCMGSPIRSEIWAMVAPGAPHVAAYYAYQDAIVDHAGGEGVYGEMFFASIESAIFIETDRDRLISIGLQHIPSTCRTAKAIHDLLRWHKEGKDWLEARLLILEHHGSSNFTDAPQNIAFTILGWLYGTDFEDCLLKAVNCGYDTDCTAATLGAILGMILGPELLPERWVNPVGDRIVVSPQVKGFPAPATLEELTHRTMLAGREVLATWGAGVEIRADACTSNDNHYNFLEVPKTVTDLWNTPFTANRYLLPQGTRTNRLSLELTIDFGMDGPSIGRGGTKQLSLTLVNHSREAWNGNLDWQLPDGWSGSGTRPFTLAPGGVLTWTDTIHAPEVISVTNEIALIIHRIHDNAQWSKETVNFTLLAASRWQISGPNQSVFQTVDFAGDRIDFNSALNTTMPGKYTAVSKLVNPHEQAIRLIAGTANPVKVWLNGTILFEDDEETEFMPAYHRSPRSKMQELRLAAGTHDIRIEIMKDEKPLELFILPILAENLSKIGEFFYLIEIYFDANAPSVLP; encoded by the coding sequence ATGGCTAGTAAGACCATCAATGCACAGGACTACTATCGCCGGGTGTATGGAGGCTGGCTTGGTAAAAATATAGGGGGAACGCTCGGAGCACCGGTGGAAGGCTCCAAAGAACTGCTCAATTTAACGTTCTATCCCAAATTACCCGATGGACCGCTGGAAAACGACGATTTAGATTTACAACTCGTTTGGCTTCATGCCTTAGAGCAATACGGAGCGCGATTAACAGCTATCGAGCTGGGACAGGAATGGGTAGAACATGTATTCTTCCCGTTCGACGAATACGGCTATGCCTTAACTAACTTGCGCAGAGGACTAACAGCTCCCGTGGCAGGGTGGTTCAACAATCCGTTTACCCATTGTATGGGCTCGCCCATTCGCTCGGAAATATGGGCGATGGTGGCTCCCGGCGCTCCGCATGTGGCTGCCTATTATGCCTATCAGGATGCAATCGTTGACCATGCAGGCGGTGAAGGGGTATACGGGGAAATGTTTTTCGCCTCTATCGAAAGCGCTATCTTTATCGAAACGGACAGGGACCGATTAATCAGTATCGGTCTGCAGCATATTCCTTCAACGTGTCGGACCGCAAAAGCCATTCACGATTTGCTCCGCTGGCACAAGGAAGGTAAGGATTGGTTGGAAGCGCGTCTCCTGATTCTTGAGCATCATGGAAGCTCCAACTTTACGGACGCTCCGCAAAATATCGCTTTTACGATTCTTGGCTGGCTGTACGGAACCGATTTCGAGGACTGTCTACTGAAGGCAGTCAACTGCGGCTACGATACGGACTGTACCGCGGCTACACTTGGTGCAATTCTAGGTATGATTCTCGGACCGGAGCTTCTGCCAGAAAGATGGGTTAATCCAGTTGGCGACCGAATCGTCGTCAGCCCACAAGTTAAAGGCTTTCCCGCTCCAGCTACTTTGGAGGAACTGACACATCGCACGATGCTGGCCGGACGCGAAGTATTGGCGACATGGGGGGCTGGAGTAGAAATCCGGGCCGACGCTTGTACCTCAAATGACAATCATTACAACTTCCTAGAAGTACCGAAAACGGTGACTGACCTATGGAATACGCCCTTTACTGCTAATCGTTACCTGCTCCCTCAAGGTACACGTACTAACCGATTAAGCTTAGAGCTGACAATCGATTTCGGCATGGATGGCCCTTCTATCGGACGCGGCGGAACAAAACAACTATCATTGACTCTAGTCAACCATTCCCGAGAGGCATGGAACGGAAATCTCGATTGGCAGCTTCCTGATGGCTGGAGCGGCTCAGGTACTCGCCCCTTTACCCTCGCACCTGGTGGCGTCCTAACTTGGACGGACACGATCCATGCACCTGAAGTCATTTCTGTAACGAACGAGATCGCGTTAATCATCCACCGAATCCATGATAATGCCCAATGGTCGAAAGAAACCGTTAATTTCACGCTTCTGGCCGCGTCCCGATGGCAAATATCCGGCCCGAATCAATCGGTTTTTCAAACGGTCGACTTCGCCGGTGATCGAATTGACTTTAATAGCGCCTTGAATACGACGATGCCTGGTAAATATACCGCGGTTTCCAAGCTCGTAAATCCACATGAACAAGCCATCCGGTTGATAGCAGGAACGGCTAATCCGGTTAAAGTGTGGCTGAACGGGACAATTTTATTCGAAGACGACGAAGAAACTGAGTTTATGCCTGCTTATCACCGTTCGCCGAGAAGCAAGATGCAAGAACTACGCTTGGCTGCCGGCACCCATGATATCCGGATCGAGATCATGAAAGACGAAAAGCCTCTCGAGCTTTTCATTCTTCCGATCCTCGCAGAAAACTTATCTAAGATCGGCGAGTTTTTTTACTTAATCGAAATATATTTCGACGCAAATGCTCCCTCTGTTCTACCTTAA
- a CDS encoding ASCH domain-containing protein, producing MKVLSMIQPWATLLVKGETLYETRSWKTRYRGPLAIHASQKVDKQACKYEPVRSLLAKNGFTEQNLPTGVILATCELTNCYQVIDANDTSAILDVGKVVTGEDFLLGDYSPGYFAWEIAGFRLLKPYIPAKGKLGLWEYPMQTIN from the coding sequence ATGAAAGTATTATCAATGATTCAACCATGGGCGACTCTGCTTGTCAAGGGCGAGACGCTTTATGAAACAAGATCCTGGAAGACCCGGTATCGCGGACCGTTGGCCATTCATGCAAGCCAGAAAGTCGATAAGCAGGCCTGCAAATATGAACCCGTACGTTCTTTACTCGCCAAGAATGGCTTTACAGAACAAAACCTCCCTACGGGGGTTATACTTGCAACTTGCGAGCTTACAAATTGTTATCAAGTTATCGACGCTAATGATACGTCAGCCATTCTGGATGTCGGGAAGGTTGTGACGGGGGAGGACTTCCTGTTAGGCGATTACAGTCCAGGTTATTTTGCGTGGGAAATAGCGGGTTTCCGTCTGCTGAAGCCCTATATTCCGGCGAAGGGAAAACTGGGACTATGGGAATATCCGATGCAAACAATTAATTAA
- a CDS encoding PAS domain S-box protein yields MGQYVDLLNTFEQVYNQAPMGIVLTSIKGDIIKVNQAFSDLLGYSNQEVEGLSYKDISFPVDFAENDKLIREVVEGQCSYFHLEKRYVRKDKTMFWASLHVSFVQGNAGSDSYLICHVIDISEKKTVELQLVEREKMFRLITNHAQEIIYITKLDGTCEFISPSVFDLLGYRPEEMIGKSNSEHYHPDDLKRLKQNDFSKDGILRYRLRHKNGQYLWFETTYEIVGELPEDKRILAIGREITDRWRSESNLREAQKIAKLGSWEYYFNTKEVWLSDQASEILELDNQTGLLKSADLLEGVHLKDRDLLLDAVENASEGNVIEHVCSFANKYLYLRAVASGDKLSGTVQDITERKHAELKLVETIERYTSLKHYNHDAIFSFDLTGKIENTNPAACRLMLLPIESLRGLNISAFIGEPNWNLIRNGEMELAEQGIHKIYRSDDTTVEVLATIAPIVVHDQKVGYFLIAKDITEQKKLMFSKEVAERANEAKSDFIAMVSHEIRTPLNGVIGMADLLLDKQTLQPDDKACIEMIRSSGELLLKIVNDNLDISRIEAGKIDLEENLFSISDVVSRTVELLTPKAHSKNIELSVSFGPQLTDLVIGDATRLRQVLTNLIGNAVKFTDIGGVKVNVTQLKEINNITCIQFEIVDTGVGIPRDQADHIFEPYVQLTNSSKSQGTGLGLSISKNLVGLMGGDIWVDATPGGGATFGFTACFKKMEKD; encoded by the coding sequence ATGGGACAATACGTAGATCTTCTCAATACGTTTGAACAAGTTTATAACCAGGCTCCAATGGGCATTGTGCTCACGTCGATTAAAGGGGATATCATAAAAGTAAATCAAGCATTCAGTGACCTATTAGGCTATTCGAATCAAGAGGTCGAGGGGCTTTCCTATAAAGATATTTCATTTCCGGTCGATTTCGCTGAGAATGACAAGTTGATTAGAGAAGTAGTTGAAGGACAGTGTTCTTATTTCCATTTGGAAAAAAGATATGTTCGAAAAGATAAAACGATGTTTTGGGCGTCCTTGCATGTGTCGTTCGTTCAAGGGAACGCCGGAAGTGATTCCTACTTGATATGTCACGTTATTGATATTTCCGAAAAAAAGACGGTTGAATTGCAATTAGTTGAGCGAGAAAAGATGTTTAGACTCATAACGAATCATGCGCAGGAAATCATATATATAACGAAGCTTGATGGCACGTGTGAATTTATATCGCCTTCCGTTTTTGATCTCCTTGGCTACCGACCGGAAGAGATGATCGGTAAATCGAACAGCGAACATTACCATCCCGATGATTTAAAACGCCTGAAGCAGAATGACTTTTCGAAGGACGGTATTCTCCGCTATAGATTGCGTCACAAAAATGGACAATATTTATGGTTTGAAACCACGTATGAAATCGTCGGTGAACTGCCCGAAGACAAAAGGATACTCGCGATCGGTCGGGAAATTACAGATCGGTGGAGAAGTGAGAGTAATCTAAGAGAAGCTCAGAAAATTGCAAAGCTGGGCAGTTGGGAATATTATTTCAACACGAAAGAAGTATGGCTTTCCGACCAAGCGTCCGAAATATTGGAACTTGATAATCAAACAGGACTTTTAAAGTCCGCGGACTTACTTGAGGGAGTTCACCTCAAAGACCGCGATCTTTTGTTAGACGCCGTCGAGAATGCGAGCGAGGGAAATGTAATTGAACATGTATGTTCTTTTGCAAATAAATATCTTTATCTGAGGGCAGTCGCTTCCGGCGATAAACTAAGTGGAACGGTACAGGACATTACAGAGCGCAAGCATGCAGAATTAAAACTGGTAGAGACTATTGAACGATATACATCGCTTAAACATTATAACCACGACGCCATTTTTTCATTTGATTTAACTGGGAAAATTGAAAATACAAATCCCGCAGCATGCAGATTAATGCTGCTGCCAATAGAGTCATTACGAGGCTTGAACATAAGCGCGTTCATTGGAGAACCAAACTGGAACCTGATTCGCAACGGAGAAATGGAGCTAGCTGAACAAGGTATCCATAAAATATATAGGAGTGACGACACAACGGTCGAGGTATTAGCAACGATTGCTCCTATCGTTGTTCACGACCAAAAAGTCGGTTACTTTCTCATAGCAAAGGATATCACGGAACAAAAGAAACTCATGTTTTCAAAAGAAGTAGCAGAACGTGCAAATGAAGCAAAAAGCGATTTTATAGCCATGGTAAGTCATGAGATCAGAACGCCATTAAACGGGGTAATAGGGATGGCGGATCTATTACTGGATAAACAAACCTTGCAGCCGGATGACAAAGCGTGTATTGAAATGATCCGAAGCAGCGGGGAATTATTGTTGAAAATCGTCAATGATAACCTAGATATTTCTAGAATCGAAGCTGGGAAAATAGATTTGGAAGAAAACCTTTTCTCGATCTCCGACGTAGTCTCAAGAACGGTTGAATTATTAACACCGAAAGCGCATTCCAAAAATATTGAACTCTCCGTCTCCTTCGGTCCCCAATTAACAGATTTAGTGATAGGGGATGCAACACGTTTAAGACAAGTATTAACAAACCTTATCGGGAATGCCGTTAAGTTTACCGACATAGGCGGCGTAAAAGTAAATGTAACTCAACTTAAGGAAATAAATAATATAACCTGCATTCAATTTGAGATCGTCGATACGGGAGTCGGAATCCCACGAGACCAAGCTGATCATATTTTTGAGCCTTACGTACAGCTTACTAATTCCTCGAAGTCACAAGGGACTGGTTTAGGATTGTCCATTAGTAAAAATTTAGTTGGATTAATGGGTGGTGACATTTGGGTCGATGCTACTCCTGGGGGAGGGGCTACGTTTGGATTTACGGCCTGCTTCAAAAAAATGGAGAAAGACTGA